CACGAAGCACTCATCCAAAAGTACATATACAACCCAATACCTCCATTTTAACTTGGGCAAGCAACACAGCCAATAAGACAAAGTGAAGAGGAAGATGACAATGAGACAAAGTAGGATTCCAAATCCCACTAGTGCATGGATCTTCACTTAGTTTCGTGTTTAATCCAACAACACAACTTCAGAAAAAGAAGCTAATACTTGCAGCATTTGCCATGGAAGCAAAATGTCAAACAAAGTTATCCAGCTACTACCGTCAAAGGCTCATTTATTGAGGACCTTTCATGGCTGAGCCCTTCCAACGCTCCATGGGCCAACCAGCGCCAGGTAATCCCATGACATTCAACCAATGGCAGGAATGATCAAAACCGTGCGTCTCTATCACACACCCTGGCATTTGTACTAAACAACTAGACACCAGACGTGCTACATGCTTCTTCGGCTAATACCACCAAGGAAATTTCTCCACCCACTAGGATAGCCCATGGGCCAGTATTTAAACCAGATCTGCGCCCAGCTCCTCATATGGCAAGCCGGGGGTCAGTCTTGCCCGTTTGTTAAGGCTTAGCCTTGGGCCTAAACCCCAGCAATCATATCTTTTGTGATTGGCTTCAGCAAATTTATACCCTCAAAAAATTCTCTACACTCTCATACTCGTATCTTTTGTGAATGCCTCTAAAACCTCCCCCAGTACCCCTAGCCTACCACTTCCTCAGGATTGGACTCCATTTGTTTCAAGGGAAGTCATTTCCTAACAGAAGTTCATGTTTCAGTTGGGACTTCCTCAAACAAGTTAATCTCAAGTATCAAAGCACAGAATCtgaattgaagaaatttttcatttttcaataaaattgacTGAACGAATACAGATTCCAACCTGATAATTTAACCCTATCAATTCCTATTTTCTTTGATGTAAAATGTCTGGGAAATTTACAGATTTTGGACTTGTTCAAGGCAGTTCAAAGGCCAGAAACATAAGAACATATGAAAATCATCTTCTCACCAACTGGGTCAGCTTGGAAGGGCCCATAAGTGCGCTGCCGTAGGCTATAGGCAGTGATaccaatttcttcaattttcccaCATATGCTCTCTTGGTGAAATTGTTGTAGTCATTGGCTTCAATAGCATCTAAAATTTGTCGATATAGCATCAAGGATGCCCATACTGGCCATCTACTAGCTGAATTTAGCTCCCGAACACCCTTCTCAGCCTCATCGAAGAACATCCTAGCTCGCTTTATTTGTCCTTTCATGAAGCTCCTCCACTTGTCAGTCACTTTCCCACGGAGTATGTCATCATCTGACAGGCCTGCTCGTTCAAGCTCATCCTGTGGGAGATATATTCTTCCCCTCCTAGCACTGatataattaaacaaaagacATGAGTCCAAACCGAAGAATTCAGGCTTTTAGAACACAAAGGACAGAAAATCAATCATCCATGTTGGTTTTCTTATCAGGTTTTGCAGTCAAAATCTACCATTGTAATGGTTCCCAATTATTACTCATCCTCAAAAACTCATGAGACAAAGAAAATGCTTGTAGTAGAGATTCCAAACTAAAGAGTGTGATTCAATTCTACGTTCAATTCATTTCTAGAGGTCTTACTACTTTTCCCCAATTATGAATGATTATCTTGGAGCGAGAAAACATGacaaagaattgaatttttcttcCTAGTTCAGTGGAGATTTCTGCATCATAAGAAACTTACTCCTCCCCAACATCTCTGAGTATGTTAGTGAGCTGATTGGCTATCCCAAGGGCTAATGCAGCATTGTAAACACTCTCTGTTGAGGCCTTTGAATCTGGTGAAATCCCCATTACTGGAACACTCATTAGCCCAACTGTTCCAGCAACATAATAGCAGTACAGATAGAGCTCATCAAAGCTGTTGTATCTTGATTTTCTCAGGTCCAACCTCATTCCTTCTATCATGTCTTTGAAGGGCtgcataaaaagaaaattattaacatGTGGAAGTGTTTATATGGTCATGATACAGAAAGGCCCATAATATGTGCTCTTTCACAATGTACTACCTACTCATCAAATGTTcatatgtgtgtgtgttcaTAGGTTGATTAGCAGCTAAAATGC
The window above is part of the Vitis riparia cultivar Riparia Gloire de Montpellier isolate 1030 chromosome 12, EGFV_Vit.rip_1.0, whole genome shotgun sequence genome. Proteins encoded here:
- the LOC117927314 gene encoding phytoene synthase 2, chloroplastic-like: MSGVLLWVVCPKENASFSSLFSFIPRNGMQRRFKPGSRLKFSTGFSAVRNAVANPSISSEERVYEVVLRQAALVREQKRDRALDLKKPVETDGMVNWDLLNGAYDRCGEVCAEYAKTFYLGTLLMTPERRRAVWAIYVWCRRTDELVDGPNASHMSPKALDRWEQRLIDLFEGHPYDMYDAALSDTVAKYPVDVQPFKDMIEGMRLDLRKSRYNSFDELYLYCYYVAGTVGLMSVPVMGISPDSKASTESVYNAALALGIANQLTNILRDVGEDARRGRIYLPQDELERAGLSDDDILRGKVTDKWRSFMKGQIKRARMFFDEAEKGVRELNSASRWPVWASLMLYRQILDAIEANDYNNFTKRAYVGKLKKLVSLPIAYGSALMGPSKLTQLVRR